In one Haemophilus parainfluenzae genomic region, the following are encoded:
- a CDS encoding DUF5718 family protein has translation MNFEQMIGFGVAGNFAGHLEQAGEAADFTLVKTENVIQPKAIFPFYMPSEKAGFLSTFPLSHNQINFPQGADNLQIEPEIALICELIYKGKQVEKIIPRYFAAYNDCSIRRPNAKKICEKKNWGAASKGISYKLISLSSFVKGCEIDQYRIACFHKRNDELNTYGIDSPAIGYSYFHQQLLDWIVDRMNHQPDEGPMNHIASLLEQANYPNQAIISIGATRYTEFGETHFLQPNDLSIVVVYNGEKYSAEEIEKMARDEKFADDISALIQKVV, from the coding sequence GATTTCACTCTAGTTAAAACAGAAAATGTCATTCAACCAAAAGCGATTTTCCCGTTTTATATGCCAAGCGAAAAAGCGGGTTTTCTTTCTACCTTTCCTTTAAGTCACAATCAAATTAATTTTCCACAAGGCGCGGATAATCTGCAAATTGAACCTGAAATTGCACTTATTTGTGAGCTTATCTATAAAGGAAAGCAAGTTGAGAAAATTATCCCACGCTATTTTGCAGCCTATAATGACTGTTCTATTCGTCGTCCTAATGCAAAAAAAATCTGTGAAAAGAAAAACTGGGGCGCGGCAAGTAAAGGTATTTCCTACAAACTGATTTCACTTTCCTCCTTTGTTAAAGGATGTGAAATTGATCAATATCGTATCGCTTGCTTCCATAAGCGCAATGACGAACTCAATACTTACGGCATTGACAGCCCAGCGATTGGTTATAGCTATTTCCATCAACAATTATTAGATTGGATCGTGGATAGAATGAATCATCAACCCGATGAGGGACCGATGAATCATATTGCCTCTTTATTAGAACAAGCAAACTATCCTAACCAAGCGATTATTAGTATTGGCGCCACCCGTTATACTGAGTTCGGTGAAACGCATTTCTTGCAACCTAATGATCTCAGTATTGTTGTCGTATATAACGGTGAAAAATATTCTGCTGAGGAAATTGAGAAAATGGCAAGAGATGAAAAATTTGCAGATGACATTTCAGCACTTATTCAGAAAGTGGTTTAA